ACTGAAAACTTCACTGAAAACCTGAAACAAATACTTGAACTGATAAAAAGAAAACCTACCGTTACAGTAGATGAAATGGCTGCCAAAGTAGGGATATCAAGACGCGCCATCACGAATAATACCAATAAACTAAAAAAATTGGGCTTAATAAAACGTGTAGGATCGGCAAAAGGAGGTTTTTGGGAAATCACAAAAAAAACAAAAAGATAACATAATGATAGGCTTCAATAAACCTTATGTAACAGGCAAAGAATACGAATATATTGCCGATGCAGTAAACTCTGGAAAAATTTCCGGCAACGGTAAATACACCCAACTCTGCCAAAAAGTCTTTGAGCAGAAATACGGCTTTCAAAAATGCTTACTTACTACATCTTGTACAGATGCTTTGGAAATGGCAGCTATTCTGTTGAATATTAAGGAAGGAGATGAGGTCATCATTCCTTCTTACACTTTTGTGAGTACTGCCAATGCTTTTGTGTTGAGAGGAGCAAGAATTGTATTTGCTGATTCTATGGAACAAAACCCAAACGTTGACGCTGAGCAATTGGAAGGCCTGATTACGCCTAAAACCAAAGCCATTGTGGTGGTGCATTATGCGGGAATTGCTTGTGATATGGATAGGGTGATGGAGATTGCAAATAAGCATAATCTCTTTGTGGTAGAAGACGCTGCACAGGCTATAGATAGTTTTTATACCGGAAAAGATGGAGTAAAAAGACCTTTGGGCAGTATTGGTCATTTGGCAGCTTTTAGCTTTCACGAGACCAAAAATATCATTTCCGGTGAAGGAGGAATGTTAGTTGTAAACGATGAGCAATTTGTAAAACGTTCAGAAATCATCTGGGAAAAAGGAACAAATCGTTCTGCATTTTTCAGAGGAGAAATAGACAAATATGGCTGGGTGGACATGGGCTCTTCCTTTTTGCCTTCAGAGATTGTGGCTGCTTTTCTTTGGGCACAATTAGAGAATTTGGATGATATCCAACAAAAGCGAATTGCACTGTGGGAGCAATATTATAAACTTCTAAAACCTTTGCAAGATAAAGGAATATTGCAATTGCCTATTGTTCCGGACTATGCAACCAATAATGCCCACATGTTTTATGTGATTTGCAGAAATATTGAAGAGAGGACTGCAATTATCAACCAACTTAGAGAAAACGAAATCCATGCGGTGTTTCACTATTTGAGTTTGCACAAAAGCCCTTTCTATACCGATAAACATGATGGCAGAGTATTACCTTTAACAGATTCCTATGCAGAAACCTTGTTGAGATTGCCTATGTATTATGAGTTGAATGAGGTAGATGTGGAGAGGATTTGTAAGTTGATACCGGGATATAAGTAATTTTTTATGATTGAAAAAATAAAACAACTGGAGGTATTTGTTAATTCTTATTCTAAGTATATTTTAGGTGTTATAGTTTTTACCTTTCTCGCTACTAGAATAGCATATTTAGAGAGCGATGTCCCTCCTAAAAATATTGCAGAATACACACAAAATGATGAGGCATACTACGCTATAAAAGCAATTCAGCTAATTAACAAATCTAAATTAAAGATTAAAGATAAAGAATATTTTGAGAATGATTACTTGGCACCACTTAACCTACTTCAACAATATTCGGTTTTTTTATCTTTAAAAATATTTGGCAAAAACTATTATGGTTTGCGAATGCCATCTGTTTTTGCTGGGTTAATAGTGTTGGTTTTATTCTTTTCTATAGTTAAAGATAGATTTGGAGGGATATGGGCTGTGATATCTGCTTTATTTTTGTTGGTTAATTTTAATTTTTTGTTGGCTTCAAGAATTAACGAACCAACAATATTCAGAATGATGGCAATGTTTATTTTATTATATTATCTTTTAAAAAGGGTTAACACCCATAGATCAAAGTACAGGTATTTCATTGTCGGTCTTATCGGTACTAGCTGTTTTATTTATATTTATCCAACAAATGCCTTTTTAATCTTAGTGACTTTATTATTGCCTTTTATTCCATCTTTAAAACAAGACGATTATAACTTTAGCATATCTTTTTACAACCTTCTTTATGTTATTCTTGGATTACTAGTTGCGGTCTTGATTTTTATACTTATTGCTATTGCTGTTTCTGATACCATTGATTTTAAGTATTTTCTTTCTTCATATTTTGTTAGAACGGCTGTAGGTCAAACAGAACAATCTTTATTTGGCAAAATGATTCATAATCTTAAAGGTATATATGGTGCTTCCTATTTCTTTGGCAATCTACCTTTCTTCTTATTTTTTGTTTTAGCATATTTACTTTTTATTTTTGACATATTGAAATCTTGTGTAAGAAAGTTGGGCAAACATGCTGATATTCTAGTATTTTTATTTATAACTTTATTTTTTATTCAGACTGCATTCATTAATGACTATGGACTACGTAAACTTGTTTTTATTTTGCCACTGGTTGTTTACATATTGATTCATTGTTTTGATTTAATTTTAAATTACAGTATTAGACTAAAATTTTTGTTATTCATCCCACTATTTATTTTGTTTGTGTTTTCAGCAATTGACTCTTTGAAGAAAGATTATTTGTATGTATATTCGATACCCACATTTAACCATAAAGAAGCAATGATAAAACTAAGAGAATATGATAATGAAATATTTGTTGGGGGTTGGTCTTATTCTTTTTCCTTGTATAATGATATAATACCAACGTTAAATAAATATTCTTTCTATAATAAAGGCGATATTGAAAGTAAGTTAATGCGTG
This genomic interval from Bacteroidota bacterium contains the following:
- the rffA gene encoding dTDP-4-amino-4,6-dideoxygalactose transaminase; its protein translation is MIGFNKPYVTGKEYEYIADAVNSGKISGNGKYTQLCQKVFEQKYGFQKCLLTTSCTDALEMAAILLNIKEGDEVIIPSYTFVSTANAFVLRGARIVFADSMEQNPNVDAEQLEGLITPKTKAIVVVHYAGIACDMDRVMEIANKHNLFVVEDAAQAIDSFYTGKDGVKRPLGSIGHLAAFSFHETKNIISGEGGMLVVNDEQFVKRSEIIWEKGTNRSAFFRGEIDKYGWVDMGSSFLPSEIVAAFLWAQLENLDDIQQKRIALWEQYYKLLKPLQDKGILQLPIVPDYATNNAHMFYVICRNIEERTAIINQLRENEIHAVFHYLSLHKSPFYTDKHDGRVLPLTDSYAETLLRLPMYYELNEVDVERICKLIPGYK
- a CDS encoding glycosyltransferase family 39 protein, which produces MIEKIKQLEVFVNSYSKYILGVIVFTFLATRIAYLESDVPPKNIAEYTQNDEAYYAIKAIQLINKSKLKIKDKEYFENDYLAPLNLLQQYSVFLSLKIFGKNYYGLRMPSVFAGLIVLVLFFSIVKDRFGGIWAVISALFLLVNFNFLLASRINEPTIFRMMAMFILLYYLLKRVNTHRSKYRYFIVGLIGTSCFIYIYPTNAFLILVTLLLPFIPSLKQDDYNFSISFYNLLYVILGLLVAVLIFILIAIAVSDTIDFKYFLSSYFVRTAVGQTEQSLFGKMIHNLKGIYGASYFFGNLPFFLFFVLAYLLFIFDILKSCVRKLGKHADILVFLFITLFFIQTAFINDYGLRKLVFILPLVVYILIHCFDLILNYSIRLKFLLFIPLFILFVFSAIDSLKKDYLYVYSIPTFNHKEAMIKLREYDNEIFVGGWSYSFSLYNDIIPTLNKYSFYNKGDIESKLMRDSNKTLKAKGSVYDYSDTIEMAMKDNGFELYEILLYSNDPRLKDIGLYFKK